The following are encoded in a window of Staphylospora marina genomic DNA:
- a CDS encoding PucR family transcriptional regulator — MTGTEREWLKRIHRRLGIRLRPAERAGGKEETSLFRLPSGAFVRAEEPLTDRERNMLAWLLEAGIDAPETAGDAFAEWVKQCLAGRPVPPSSEFRARPWNRRVILLMKIHGSVSNRFDEDLAEVARAYFAEGDPWIVSAGESLRVLMVPVSVLVEAGEDRDGSLRQSLIQAAEGWAEAVTSEAGRRVRLFVSPPVSSAEEAGELLAELGRLPGLSDRFSGPRAVTGMWEWETEKLVASLPPDAVRAFLRRFPPETVEVIPGLDRTLETLFRHDLNVSEAARNLFVHRNTLLYRLERFRQETGLDVRSFDDAVVAKLWLLLLRAEGGDRDGGFGQPVQ; from the coding sequence ATGACGGGTACGGAACGGGAATGGCTGAAACGGATCCACCGCCGCCTCGGCATCCGGCTCCGTCCGGCGGAACGGGCCGGCGGAAAAGAAGAAACCTCCTTGTTTCGTCTGCCTTCGGGGGCGTTCGTGCGCGCGGAAGAACCCCTGACCGACCGGGAACGGAACATGTTGGCCTGGCTGTTGGAAGCCGGCATCGATGCCCCGGAAACGGCCGGAGATGCGTTTGCCGAATGGGTGAAGCAATGTCTGGCCGGCCGCCCGGTCCCTCCCTCTTCCGAGTTCCGGGCGCGCCCCTGGAACCGGCGGGTGATCCTATTGATGAAAATTCACGGATCGGTGTCTAACCGCTTCGACGAAGATCTGGCGGAAGTGGCCCGGGCGTATTTCGCGGAAGGGGATCCCTGGATCGTTTCCGCCGGGGAGTCTCTGCGGGTCCTGATGGTGCCGGTGTCGGTGCTGGTCGAAGCCGGGGAGGACAGAGACGGTTCGCTGCGGCAATCGCTGATCCAGGCGGCGGAGGGATGGGCGGAAGCGGTGACCAGCGAAGCGGGCAGGCGCGTGCGCCTGTTCGTGTCCCCGCCGGTCTCTTCCGCGGAAGAAGCAGGAGAGCTGCTGGCGGAACTGGGAAGGTTGCCCGGTCTTTCCGACAGGTTTTCCGGACCGCGGGCCGTGACCGGCATGTGGGAGTGGGAAACGGAAAAATTGGTCGCTTCCCTGCCGCCCGATGCGGTGCGTGCCTTCCTCCGGCGGTTCCCCCCGGAAACGGTCGAGGTGATTCCCGGGTTGGACCGGACGCTCGAGACCTTGTTCCGGCATGACCTCAACGTGAGTGAAGCCGCGCGCAACCTGTTCGTGCACCGGAACACGCTGCTGTACCGGCTGGAGCGCTTTCGCCAGGAGACCGGGCTGGACGTGCGCTCCTTTGACGATGCGGTCGTCGCCAAGTTGTGGTTGCTGCTGCTCCGGGCCGAAGGCGGGGACCGGGACGGCGGGTTTGGACAACCTGTGCAATGA
- the hprK gene encoding HPr(Ser) kinase/phosphatase, whose amino-acid sequence MSKKVTLKELVRRFDLEVISGWDQLEREITVADMYRPGLELAGFFTFHPVERVQLLGKTELSFIEELTPGLRDVRLRRLCHPEIPCFVVTRGLEVPEELVQASEEKKVPVLRTSLSTTKFASKVTNWLERHLAPSTTVHGVLVDVYGIGVLITGKSGIGKSETALELVKRGHRLVADDAVEITQTGESLTGHAPELIRYLLEIRGLGIINVMTLFGAGAVRDKKKISLVIHLEAWQEKRQYDRLGLDEEKIRILDTELPRLTIPVRPGRNLAVIIEVAAMNFRLKRLGYNAAQQFTLKLSEAMEESDDD is encoded by the coding sequence ATGAGCAAAAAAGTGACGCTGAAGGAATTGGTGCGCCGTTTTGATCTGGAAGTGATCTCCGGGTGGGATCAGCTGGAACGGGAGATCACGGTGGCGGACATGTACCGGCCCGGACTGGAACTGGCCGGTTTTTTCACATTTCATCCGGTGGAGCGCGTGCAGCTGTTGGGCAAGACCGAGCTTTCCTTCATCGAGGAGCTCACCCCCGGACTTCGCGATGTCCGGCTCAGACGGCTCTGTCATCCGGAAATCCCCTGTTTCGTGGTGACGCGTGGACTGGAGGTGCCCGAAGAGCTGGTCCAGGCATCCGAGGAAAAGAAGGTGCCCGTCCTGCGCACGTCCCTGTCCACCACCAAATTCGCCAGCAAAGTGACCAACTGGCTGGAGCGTCATCTGGCGCCCAGCACCACCGTTCACGGCGTGCTGGTCGATGTCTACGGCATCGGCGTGCTGATCACCGGCAAAAGCGGCATCGGCAAGAGCGAGACGGCTCTGGAACTGGTGAAGCGCGGACACCGGCTGGTGGCCGACGACGCCGTGGAGATCACCCAGACGGGCGAATCCCTGACGGGACATGCCCCCGAACTGATCCGCTATCTGCTCGAGATCCGCGGTCTGGGCATCATCAACGTGATGACCCTGTTCGGGGCGGGTGCCGTCCGGGACAAAAAGAAAATCTCCCTGGTCATCCATCTGGAAGCCTGGCAGGAGAAGCGGCAATACGACCGGTTGGGTCTGGATGAGGAAAAGATCCGCATCCTGGACACCGAGCTTCCGAGACTGACCATTCCCGTTCGCCCCGGACGAAATCTGGCGGTGATCATCGAAGTGGCTGCGATGAACTTCCGGCTGAAGCGGCTCGGATACAACGCGGCCCAGCAATTCACGTTGAAGCTGAGCGAAGCGATGGAAGAATCGGATGATGACTGA
- a CDS encoding ABC transporter ATP-binding protein has translation MAQVKLNHVYKRYGNVTAVKDFHLDIQDREFIVLVGPSGCGKSTTLRMVAGLEEISEGEIWIGDKMVNDVPPKDRDIAMVFQSYALYPHMTVYENMAFGLKLRKFKKDEIDKRVKEAAKILDIEHLLERKPKQLSGGQRQRVALGRAIVREPQVFLMDEPLSNLDAKLRVQMRTEISKLHQRLNTTVIYVTHDQTEAMTMGDRIVVMKDGVVQQVATPTDIYNKPANMFVAGFIGSPSMNFVEGQLIEEGGDVYFQTQGAKVKIPAGRARTLREKEVVGKEVIFGIRPEAVHDEPAFIEASPDSVFDAKVEVAENMGSEMYLYVHGFGDKWLTARVNARTLYGPGMELKLALDMNKCHIFDKETELTVL, from the coding sequence TTGGCACAGGTCAAGCTGAATCACGTCTACAAACGGTACGGCAACGTGACCGCCGTCAAAGATTTTCATCTGGACATCCAAGACCGGGAATTCATCGTGCTCGTCGGTCCGTCCGGTTGCGGGAAATCGACCACGCTGCGGATGGTGGCGGGGTTGGAGGAAATCTCCGAGGGAGAGATCTGGATCGGGGACAAGATGGTCAACGACGTTCCGCCCAAAGACAGGGACATTGCCATGGTGTTCCAGAGTTATGCCCTCTATCCGCACATGACGGTTTATGAAAACATGGCGTTCGGTCTGAAACTGCGCAAGTTCAAGAAGGATGAAATCGACAAACGCGTCAAGGAAGCGGCCAAAATCCTGGACATCGAACACCTGCTGGAGCGCAAGCCGAAGCAGCTGTCCGGCGGTCAGCGGCAACGCGTGGCCCTGGGTCGCGCCATCGTCCGTGAGCCCCAAGTCTTCCTGATGGACGAACCGCTGTCCAACCTGGATGCCAAGCTCCGCGTGCAAATGCGCACCGAGATCAGCAAACTGCATCAACGGCTGAACACCACCGTCATCTACGTCACCCACGACCAGACCGAGGCCATGACGATGGGCGACCGGATCGTCGTCATGAAGGACGGCGTGGTGCAGCAAGTGGCCACCCCGACGGACATCTACAACAAGCCGGCCAACATGTTCGTCGCCGGATTCATCGGATCCCCGTCGATGAACTTCGTCGAAGGGCAACTGATCGAGGAAGGCGGAGACGTGTACTTCCAAACGCAGGGAGCCAAGGTGAAAATCCCAGCCGGCCGCGCCCGCACGCTGCGTGAAAAAGAGGTCGTTGGCAAGGAAGTCATCTTCGGCATCCGTCCGGAAGCGGTCCATGACGAACCGGCCTTCATCGAGGCTTCTCCGGACAGCGTGTTCGACGCCAAAGTGGAAGTGGCCGAAAACATGGGATCGGAGATGTATCTCTACGTCCACGGATTCGGCGACAAATGGCTCACCGCCCGGGTCAACGCACGGACCCTCTACGGCCCCGGCATGGAGCTGAAGCTGGCGCTCGACATGAACAAATGCCACATCTTTGACAAGGAAACGGAACTTACGGTATTGTGA